From a single bacterium genomic region:
- a CDS encoding EutN/CcmL family microcompartment protein, whose amino-acid sequence MLLCKVVGTVVATAKDEGLEGLKLLVAQSVDMDMKLKNQFVIAADGVGAGMGEIVIIVQGSSARMATRVKNKPLDATVVGIVDAVEVGGKIVYRKEEEEAVSK is encoded by the coding sequence ATGTTGCTCTGCAAAGTCGTAGGAACCGTAGTCGCTACAGCAAAAGACGAGGGCCTGGAAGGCCTGAAGCTCCTGGTTGCCCAATCCGTCGACATGGATATGAAACTGAAGAACCAATTCGTCATTGCGGCGGACGGCGTGGGAGCCGGCATGGGCGAGATCGTCATCATCGTGCAAGGCTCGTCGGCCCGCATGGCGACGCGGGTGAAGAACAAACCTCTGGATGCGACGGTCGTCGGGATTGTGGATGCCGTCGAAGTCGGCGGAAAGATCGTCTACCGCAAGGAAGAAGAAGAGGCCGTCAGCAAGTAA
- a CDS encoding PilZ domain-containing protein: MGKNPQDPLRPVSLQGKSLRKIQQNEEEKARQDQQRPPASPRSSDGVPLGGPRSSAGNRLLDGSVPPMPPVAPPPKAPDASRRTRAKHRDAWAAILWGEPEDAASALATAEQEPEQAPQPPAQAAPKPPKPHIPGGTSRGSRRRTCSFPGVLRIMVPEETFTPRTLAVRIVDISLSGARLETRQLDEPYARVLDRDPRHLRLEALFPRREKTTLTGKLIWCRYDPEISVLGIQFDEGPEDLTHIFLPENHFETDPDTYCLSPPVLDPFPSVTSRENLLLTGKVAEADIVVLRVGPEATEIPVTNHRFRAEVPLRVGRSNFFSFTAVREDRSSIPTPVCVLHRPEEEAGQTRLPSGLFDQVQVDPEGQEVVVRLSGSPGRFVPAIKTLSEVLKHAEECSLTYTLKGDARLAARILRGEKVEDDGEGFT, encoded by the coding sequence ATGGGTAAGAATCCACAAGATCCGCTGCGCCCAGTCTCTCTTCAGGGGAAGAGTCTGCGCAAGATCCAGCAGAATGAGGAAGAGAAGGCGCGCCAGGACCAGCAGCGTCCGCCCGCTTCTCCTCGTTCCTCGGACGGCGTTCCGCTCGGTGGCCCGCGGTCGTCCGCCGGAAATCGCCTTCTGGACGGTTCGGTACCCCCGATGCCGCCGGTCGCTCCGCCTCCGAAAGCTCCGGACGCCTCTCGCCGCACGCGAGCCAAGCATCGCGACGCATGGGCGGCGATTCTGTGGGGCGAGCCCGAAGATGCGGCCTCTGCGCTCGCGACCGCCGAACAGGAACCGGAGCAGGCTCCCCAGCCCCCCGCACAGGCCGCTCCCAAACCGCCAAAGCCGCACATCCCGGGGGGCACAAGCCGGGGCAGCCGCAGGCGCACGTGCAGCTTTCCGGGCGTCTTGCGCATCATGGTCCCGGAAGAGACATTCACGCCTCGCACCCTGGCGGTTCGCATCGTTGATATCAGCCTCAGCGGCGCGCGCCTCGAAACGCGGCAACTGGATGAGCCCTACGCACGCGTTCTCGATCGCGATCCGCGGCACCTGCGCCTGGAAGCTCTCTTCCCACGTCGCGAGAAGACGACGCTGACCGGAAAACTCATCTGGTGCCGCTACGATCCGGAGATTTCCGTCCTCGGTATTCAGTTCGACGAAGGACCGGAGGACCTGACGCACATCTTCCTGCCGGAGAATCACTTCGAAACTGATCCGGACACCTATTGCCTGTCGCCGCCGGTTCTCGATCCATTCCCGAGCGTGACGTCTCGAGAGAATCTGCTGCTGACCGGAAAGGTCGCCGAGGCCGACATCGTTGTGCTCCGTGTTGGTCCGGAAGCGACGGAGATACCCGTCACGAATCATCGATTCCGTGCGGAAGTACCGCTGCGTGTCGGGCGTTCAAACTTCTTCTCCTTCACTGCGGTGCGTGAGGATCGATCCTCCATTCCGACGCCTGTGTGTGTCTTGCACAGGCCCGAGGAGGAAGCCGGACAAACGCGCTTGCCGTCAGGGCTTTTCGACCAGGTTCAAGTCGACCCGGAAGGGCAGGAAGTCGTAGTGCGCCTCTCCGGTTCTCCCGGCCGTTTCGTTCCCGCAATCAAGACGCTTAGCGAAGTACTCAAACATGCGGAAGAGTGCTCGCTGACGTACACGTTGAAGGGCGACGCGCGACTCGCCGCGCGCATCCTTCGTGGCGAAAAGGTCGAAGACGACGGCGAAGGCTTCACGTAA